In Zingiber officinale cultivar Zhangliang unplaced genomic scaffold, Zo_v1.1 ctg205, whole genome shotgun sequence, the sequence TTAAGATGTACATAATTTGAATGTGTTGTTTTTCGCTATTTGAGGCTATCTGGTGCAGATGCACACTATCATGTTTGCTTTGTAGCTTCACTCTACTGATCTTTcatcttttttctattttttcattGTAAAGAGGGAGGTAGGGAGAATAATATGTAGCAATACGGTGAAAAGTTATAGTTCGTAGACACAATTGGAGAACCTTGTGAAAACTGAAACAGACAGAAAGCTTGCcctggaaaataaaacaataatgcaGTTCCCTGCATGATGTTTCATTGACAAGCATCATAGTCCAGCTCTATACATGAAATACAGTTCAAATGTCTGATGATGCCTGTCGTATTTTATTTCAATGactaatattttcaatatttaatGCGATACAAGATTATGATTCAAGGTATTATTTAATAGAAAAGCACAAGTTTTTTTTTACAAGGCTTTCAAAAAAATGAAttcagttttttttaaataaagatattttaaaGAATCTGTAACGTAAATATGCCATTAGtatctgtaattttttagggtcTGGAGTACGGGTGCAGATGAATTGAATTGAGTAGACTAGTATGAAAGTATTAATATTGCagtttgaatttgaaaaatacatgtgatatttaaatttgattcaaagTTCTAAAATATAAATGATTATAGCTCAAGGTCGATTTGAAATGAAATTTGAGCTCTCTAGATTTTGATTCGAGCAGAATTAAACCGTATATGGAAatgaattaaatttgaattattcaAACCAAAGTATATTTAtactaaaattataaaaataaataaatagagttGAGTACGAATATGGCTATAAAGTGATTGatgaataattaaataaaatattaaaaaattattgaacGTATTAAAATTCCACTcgaatttcataattttaaatatttttttaatcaccAAGGCAAATTGGGCTTAACAGACAACCCAACGTCACCTGTTTTTTCAAACTTTCTAAGTGTAACGTGCGTAGGTGAGATTTGAAACCAAGACCATCTCTTTTATCTACATATATTGTTTGTATCTATAATTCGTCATCAAGCTGCCGTAGCACATACATCATTCACAAACAGATGGTTAATTTTCACATCTAGATATCTAACACATTTAGATACATCCCTAATTTTCACATTTTGATCCCTAATACATCTACGAGTAAACTACTTGTAAACGAATGTTCCAATCGAACAGATAAAAATGCATCACTCGCCTGAAGCTTTGAGGTTCATTCATTTACAGAAAACTTTTACATGCTATGGCTTTTGAAAGCTCCCTAGGTAAAACTAATTAATTGGTCATGCTACGAAAACATGTACTCGATTTCCAAACTGAAACCCTACTTAGGAAACAAACTCACTCAAAAAAGTGCTTCCAACTTGGTAATCTCCGTGTCCGAAACCGCAGGCTTGTCACTTTGGTAGCTTGGGTCCATATAAGCATCTGCAATTGCCTTCCCTTGATCTAGCACCTTGGATGGTACAGTTTGCAAGAGGCTGCAGAGAGATACTATATACCGTCAGAAAATTATGTGACTGTTTCGTCTATTCTATTCTTTCTTATGTTCTGGAAAACAGGAGACTTTATCTCAGGGTGGTTGATGTAATTAAAATAGATCGCATTAGTTTTGAATTACTAGACACtaacatgatgatgatgatgtaggAGTGGTTAACATTAGTTATGAAGAACTTACTACTTAAAATAGACGATTAAACGGATCAAGTTTCAAGCCACAAGTTGTTTCGGGAATAGTTCTACTAAATCGGAAGAAAATATGTGCTTAGCAATTTAACATTACTAAATATAATAAATTCTTCAGTACCTGTCCAAGGATCCCAAAACAATGTCAAGTTTTCCCTTCATGGATTCAGTGGAAGCTCTGGGATCATTTCTTATTGCATTCAACAAAAGCGAGTCAAGATCCTCTAAGGCCCTGTAAATGAATAAAGTAAATCGATTTATAAACCCAAATGCTTTAATCTAGATACATATCTAGAAGACAAATTTAACCTTAGGCATTGCTCAACAGCATCGGAGGCTGCTTTTCCATTACCATCTTCAGTTGCATATTGTGCCACCTATAATTTCCAAGATCATGTACAATGCTAGAAGGAATCAACCTCATTAAAATTGCAAGGTAAAACCCTCAAAAATGGGAAATTTTAGACCAAAACTACTCTGACAACATCGAAAGGCAGTCAGAAACTACTAGCTGCAGCAAGTTTGAGCCCAGAGAATATtaatttttccctttctttcagAAACCAAGTCATTCAAATCTCATCTAAAATTTCCGCAGTTAACAAGGCTGGCAAAGCAAATAGTTCTGAGAGGCATATATTTGAAGGAGTTATCTAATAAATAAAGGTTGTTCATTTGATCCAAACTGAACTGGACTGTGTTGAACTGAAATTGCTTTTAGAAAGCCAAACAGAACGATAATTCTACTGAGACAGTAGTTTATCTGATCAGTTTGGTTTAAACAGCATTACTCTAAAAAGGATTCTGGTTACTATTTTTATTTGGTGCAAACAAATATTTAAACAACTAATGTATAAATACTTATCAAAAGCCAATCCAATCAAAATTGAAACTGAAATTCCTTAAATTGAAGTGAACTTTTTTTTTCATGAAACCAAAGTAAATTGAAAAGCTTGATTTAACCTGACTCGGAATTTTGGTTTGAATTATGAACTGCATAACAGACAcccataataaataaaaaaatcataacaTAAATACTTACGGCTCGGATGTTAATGCGTAGAGAAGCTGCTGGGCCAGAACGCAACAAAGATCGACTTATGTCATAATTTGGCTGCTTGCTATCCAAGAATTTCTCTGTGTAGCAGAATAAGGAATTGCTCATCAAAAAAGATAATTTAAGAGCCTCCTGTATTCTTACTCCAAAAAAGAACAGTAGGGAGATTGTATGCTATAACAGTCTTTATCATCCATACTAACTTGCATGCCACTTCAAGGGTGATTGAGAAAGTAAGCAACAATCTCATGTCAGCCTCCACTTCTGCTACTCATCCTCTCTAGTCAATCCCCTGCCCTCTTTGTCACTCATCCTCTTTGCCCTATCCACCTCCACTGCCACTTCCCTCTCATCTTCATTGCCCCCACTGCCCCCTCGTCCTCTGTCCCAAGATTGGGTGGCCCTAGTAGAGCTCTGGGAATAAGAAGATAACAACGAGGTTGGAGCAAACACTTAAAGGGTTTGAGATCATCACAAAGAAGCGTGAGAGGATGTGATGGTTGACCAAGCAGAAGCAAAGGAAGCACCAGAAACATTTTAGTTATCACAGCCAAATGACATCAAATAATCTATTTTTCCTGTAACTTTTTTCTCCAACAAAGGAAGGGACCCCTAAATGCAGAAATAGCTACAAGTTCCTTGTTTTATTGTATAGAGCAAGGAATGGTGATAACTCAAATAGAACGACCCGTGTGACCCGTGTGCAACTAGATAATTCACATAGTAGAGAGATGGTTTCATTGAGTTCCTGCAATTCATTTAAAAGCTATATCGATATAATTAAGATGTTTTAGTAATTTCTAGCAATGGCATTAGGGTAAGCAATTGAGTTCCACTAAGTAGTGTAAGAAGATCAATTGGAGAAGTTACCCAAGTCCTCAAATTGTGCTCGACTCAGTAGAACAGCAGGAACATACGATTCCAACGGATCCAACTTCTTCCTAGTGTCATTCCCAAATTGAATCAGTGTCAACCACAAGCAGAGAGCAACAACACCTCACATGAAGGTTCAATTCTATTCTCTTTTCCATTTGATCGAATAAAGAACTGGTATTGATTCCACAACGATGAAATTTCTAAATAAAATCGACGTCAAAGAATCTCTAGGAAGAGATTAGCTTACCGCTTCAGGTACTTATCGAAGGGATTTGCCGCATCAGCGCCTacggatgaagaaaaaaaaaggagattaGCAGCTGTCGATTTCGGCTGAAGAAGCAGTGAGAGGAGAACGTGGCGGAGGATCACGTTTGGAGTGGGCGGAGAAGCCGCCGAGGAGGAAGAGAAGCGCGATCGAGGCGGCCCGCCTGGTGGACGTAGGGGCATCTCGAGGGAGTGGCGGAGGGAGCGGCAATGAACACTTCGCCCAGAAGTGCCGCCTCCTGGTGGAGTCGTCTCCGGTCGTGAGATGTGCGGCGGCGACAGAGGGAGAAGTGAGCACAGTGGACGACGCCATGGCGGACAGAAAACGAGCGACGGCTGGCCTTATCGCTCCCGGATTTTGGTAACACGATATTCATCGGAAAGTAACGGACGTTATATTAAATAAAATGGCAATGATAATATCAATTTAGCGCCTAATATCTCTCTCTACATAAATTTATCCTTGTCAGAGATGAAATGGATTTGAAAATCTGGAGCTGTAACTGATAATTTTAAAACTGCGAGAGGTAAACTAAAAGGTTTGAAAACATTTGGGTGGTCCGAGTGAAATTTCCTCCTGAAAATAACAGATTCCGGTATATATTATGTAGAACGATTTTTTCTGATATACCAAACCGCTACAAATCAAGTGGCGGAGAAAGCGCCGGTGAGAAGATAAAACGGGGACCAAGACGAGATTGATGGCCAACAGCGCAGGCTGGCCTCGAAATTTTGagatttgatcttctgatggccGCCGCCGGTGCCCCAGCTCTTCTCACCGTCGTCTCTCATCATCTCTTCTCAGTGCCAcgtctctctctccctctctccctctcatTCTTAACCATCCAGTGTGTTGTATGAGGTTATAACAATCGTTGGTGTCAATCCGCAGGTGCTTCTATCTCAAAATCCTGCAGCTTGACGCGCTTCTCCTCATCCGGAGCTTCGCCACTCACTTCTTCCTTCACGCCTGGCTTAGCTACTGGTAATCGACCCTTGACTTACAAAGatttgaactttttttttttttttggagtttCCGATGATGAATGGCACTGCCACTTCGATCCAGTGAGTGTTGCCAAAACTGAAGGTTTCAGTGTCCTTTGTTGTCCACACATTCCAAGCCCGGGCAATTACAAGTCGTAGTTTCAAAAGTACTTCTTTATCCCTAAATGAAAGATTGCTCGATTTTCTCTCTTTTTATGGTATTTATAGAGATTGTGAAAAACCAATTTTCATGCAGATTCCACCCTTGTACCTCATTGCAGAAACAATTTTAAATGTTTTGTAGAGCTTGCTTATGTAATGGCCTTCTACTCAGGTTCAGTAGTTCCACTTAAGCAGCATAACAATACCATTTTCTTCTGTTGTTATTGTTTGCTACTTTGTGGAAAAGGTAGTGTCTCTATTTCTCTTGTTGTCTGACTTTAGCTCTTTCTAGCCAATATTATTTGTCATCTCACATTGCCTATCAAGCTCAATTCTTTATCAACTGTGGTGCTGTTTCTGCTTCAGAAATGGTGCATTGTTCAATGCTCCTAGTCAAGTCCTGTAATTGATCTTCCATTTTGGTGAATGTGATTCTTAATGTTTCCTCCTTTTTTCTTCAATGGAATAATGTACTGTTTGAGTGATCAATGTTTCTTTATCAAACTTCTCAAATTATGGCTTCCACAAGCCTGTCATTATGTTGTTGGCATAAATAAATTGGATGCTTAACATAAGCACAGAGTTCAAAAGATCTGATGGTTTACACAAGTAGCTTAGTTCAATAAATCCAATGCCTTACACATTTAGAAAAGTTTCATAAATCTGATGCAATATTTAATAAATCAtataattcttgttaaaactgATATGGGtgagtgatagtgatagtgacaATAGTGATAATAAATTACTGACCAAAAGGGGGGCATCAGCGAACTCACTTTATTGTGTGTCGATATAACTCACTTTATTTCACCCTATGCTTAACAGAATGAGATACTACTGTGATATGTCCTGTGCATTCTTTTTTGTCTCAAAGAATATCCTGCTATAAGTATTAAGACTGAATGCTGAATGTCTTGGTTAaccatcttcattaataaggttCGATGTTTAGAGATACACAAGCTGACCTTTTGTCAAATAATCACCTTTTCTGAATGAAATAAAGGAAAATATCTGTTTTTATGAAGTTCCTCAAACGGTGAGTTTATTAAGTGAATGTTCCATGTTTGAGGATCTAACTTTCCTAATCCTACTAATTGCCGAAATCATAGAGAGTAGAGGAAGGATCTTCCACAATACTCAATAGCTACTATATATATACCATGTCATTATTTTGAGTTAGATTCTGGATGGTTATAGTTCTTTGCTGAGTAAACTCAAATGTGCTCTCCTGAAAGGCATACATCGGAAAAGGAGATGATGGATAATTATCTAATTTGTtgattttttctctttttcaGCATATTTTTCAAGCAATGCTGCTTCTTTCTTCTCATGAATCGATAGATTTCTGTCTTAATGATCGCATCCCTTGCTTTAGCAATAGTATTCAAATTAGGCTCTGTAACCTAAATATTCTTCGCGATTTTCTGTCAGACACATTACCTTATGATCCTaaaatttgaaagaattttacaTGCAGCATTTTGGATTACATCCAACAGAAGGAAGATTAATGAGCAAGAAAAATCTATTTCCATAAGGTGTGAGCAGCGAACCAAGGAGAATACTGGATTGAATGTATGGCTGGGTCGGTTTGCTATGGTCGGTTTTGCAACAGCTATAACTGTCGAAATATCAACAGGGAAAGGACTTCTAGAGGTATGAGACGGGATATCTTCGTGTCTATTAAACCGAGTCTGATTTCAATAAtattgtttaaggtcattagatTTATAGTTGCTAAATTGGAACTCGTGTGTGCTTAGAAATTTTAGGTGTTCTGTTTTTGTATACATTGTTATTTATAGTTCCAAACTGATAGTTAAAACCCCTTGGATGATTTTCTTATGCTACCATGTACCTTTTTCGACTTTTTCCCCCCTTCAACTCGTGTTGCCCGGCGTTACAAAATACCAATAACTAGCTTTGCTTTGCAGAATTTTGGGTTTACAGCACCAATTCCAACTCTAGCACTGGCTGCAACAGCATTAGTTGGAGTTCTTTCTGCATTCTTCATCTTTCAGTCAGCCTCTCGAGATTAATCGCCGTCTTGTTTAAAGTTCATTGACATTCATGCAAGCTGTATTGCTAATGTTACTGGACAAGCTCTATAAGAAGTCTATACATTTGTGTTCCCGTTCATTCTTTGAATTTCAATCAGTTTGGTTTCGACGCATATGTGGAGCATGCGAGAAGTTTAACCTCATCACCGTGAAAGTATCGATGAACATCGACTGATCTACACTGCATTGTTGCGAAGCTACTTTATGGTCCTGCAGACATGATTGACTCGCTCGGTCGTTGAACACTTCAAGTTCATTTGCTTCTTGGTgagaaactttttttttaataattcagatATCCGAGTTTCTCTCGATTAATCCTAGAGGTAGACAGTTTTCTTCCCTAGTTTGTCGCACAATTTATACAAAGATCTAACTTTTATAACATTCGTCTCTATCAGAATTCTTGGTGAGAATCCTAGCTTCCGACCATGAGAAGAGGAGATAGAAGAACCAAATGAGGCCTCACTATCGTGGAGCAAGTATTTAGAGGAACAaataaaatgataatttgaatcaTAATAAAGATGAATATTCTAAAAATCTGCCTCCAAGTATGTATAAATTGTATTATGAATGTATCCATAAGCGAATCAGGAAGATCATCGATCTTTAAGATTTATCATAAAATTGGAAGGGATTATAAAAAAACACTTTAAATATGGAAGGCGGCAATGATTTAGTTAATTAACAAGATAGGAGGCAAGATCTCCTGGACCATTTTTTGTGGTCCAGGAGATGTGTCACTCATATTTGCGGTTGGATCATGATTGCGATCCGGTTGTAAATGGTTACGATCCCTTCTTGGGTTTATCGTCTCCAACAGGTTATAGTTTTTATTCAGAGCGGGTGGTCGGAGGTCGCTCGGAGAACACCCTCGCTCGGCGCCCAGTAACCTGGCCACTTATCTACCACGGGAGGCCTTCGGGCGACCTTCGGtcgcccgctccgaacaaaaactataacttgTTGGGGACGATGAATCCAGGAAGGGATCGTAACCATTTGCGGTCAGATCGCGACCGTGATCCGACCACAAATACGAGTGGCACATCCTCTGGACCACAAAAAAAATGGTCCAGCAGATATGT encodes:
- the LOC122036751 gene encoding uncharacterized protein LOC122036751; amino-acid sequence: MASSTVLTSPSVAAAHLTTGDDSTRRRHFWAKCSLPLPPPLPRDAPTSTRRAASIALLFLLGGFSAHSKRADAANPFDKYLKRKKLDPLESYVPAVLLSRAQFEDLEKFLDSKQPNYDISRSLLRSGPAASLRINIRAVAQYATEDGNGKAASDAVEQCLRALEDLDSLLLNAIRNDPRASTESMKGKLDIVLGSLDSLLQTVPSKVLDQGKAIADAYMDPSYQSDKPAVSDTEITKLEALF
- the LOC122036754 gene encoding stress enhanced protein 1, chloroplastic-like, encoding MAAAGAPALLTVVSHHLFSVPRASISKSCSLTRFSSSGASPLTSSFTPGLATAFWITSNRRKINEQEKSISIRCEQRTKENTGLNVWLGRFAMVGFATAITVEISTGKGLLENFGFTAPIPTLALAATALVGVLSAFFIFQSASRD